In Streptomyces qaidamensis, one DNA window encodes the following:
- a CDS encoding AraC family transcriptional regulator has translation MLDRLNQAMDRIEQNLGDAVDVAELARTACTSEYHLRRMFSALAGMPLSEYIRRRRLTVAGAEVLAGDATLLEIAVRYGYGSGEAFARAFRTMHGVGPGEARRTGAVLVSQPRLAFRLTVEGNSSMHYRVVDRPAFTVTGFRTRIPLIHSGPNQAIIDFVRGLDKSAVDRLEKLSDQEPQGLVAVCDDLDPSRAEGTELDYYHAVITPAPASSAAPEGTTTLPVPPGTWAVFTTSGPAPRAIQELWRDVFTEWFPSNPYRTRPGPEILRTRLSPDGTEADAELWLPVERETTR, from the coding sequence GTGCTGGACCGGCTCAACCAGGCGATGGACCGGATCGAACAGAACCTCGGCGACGCCGTCGACGTGGCGGAGCTGGCGCGTACGGCGTGCACCTCGGAGTACCACCTGCGCCGCATGTTCTCCGCCCTGGCCGGCATGCCGCTGTCGGAGTACATCCGCCGCCGCCGGCTGACGGTCGCGGGCGCGGAGGTGCTGGCGGGGGACGCGACGCTCCTGGAGATCGCGGTCCGCTACGGCTACGGCTCCGGCGAGGCGTTCGCGCGGGCGTTCCGCACGATGCACGGCGTGGGTCCGGGCGAGGCCCGGCGCACCGGCGCCGTGCTCGTGTCCCAGCCCCGGCTGGCCTTCCGCCTCACCGTCGAAGGGAACAGCAGCATGCACTACCGCGTCGTCGACCGCCCGGCCTTCACCGTCACGGGCTTCAGGACCCGGATCCCTCTGATCCACTCCGGTCCGAACCAGGCGATCATCGATTTCGTCCGCGGCCTCGACAAGTCCGCGGTGGACCGGTTGGAGAAACTGTCCGACCAGGAACCGCAGGGCCTCGTCGCGGTCTGCGACGACCTGGACCCGAGCCGCGCGGAGGGCACGGAACTCGACTACTACCACGCCGTGATCACTCCGGCCCCGGCCTCGTCCGCGGCCCCCGAAGGCACCACCACCCTGCCGGTCCCGCCCGGCACCTGGGCGGTCTTCACCACGTCGGGCCCGGCACCCCGGGCCATCCAGGAGCTGTGGCGCGACGTGTTCACCGAGTGGTTCCCGTCCAACCCCTACCGCACCCGCCCCGGCCCGGAGATCCTCCGCACCCGTCTGTCACCCGACGGCACGGAGGCGGACGCCGAACTGTGGCTTCCGGTGGAGCGGGAGACCACCCGCTGA
- a CDS encoding sensor histidine kinase, with amino-acid sequence MHPPTIWTRLHLRRYVRSGWPWRAALYLLSSAVLGLITLLTLVLLAVAGSVLTVVVVGLPLLLVLVLTGVPLASVERSRLRLIDSEPLTDPHREPDRTGLTAWLRTRLQERATWRELGYAVLFGFLLWPLEALVVGSVLLVCGGLLATPVMLAVDGEEARVLKMWIVDSWPGALSAALAGLLLMPVLAYPLGAIAAGRAALTRFLLASPTGELNSKIKELGRSRVRLVDAFEAERRRIERDLHDGAQQRLVALSMTLGLARLDAADGPLGPLLAKAQDEAATALVEIRELIRGIHPQVLTDRGLVAAVEDLADRSTIPVDVDLDLPVRPAEAIETAVYFAVSEALANVAKHSGASRAVVRGGLENGQLAVEVEDDGHGGADTGRGTGLQGVADRVSVLDGRLLVSSPPGGPTLFRLLVPCSTP; translated from the coding sequence ATGCATCCCCCGACGATCTGGACCCGGCTCCACCTGCGCCGCTACGTACGCAGCGGCTGGCCCTGGCGCGCTGCGCTGTACCTGCTCAGCAGTGCGGTCCTCGGCCTGATCACCCTGCTCACGCTCGTGCTGCTCGCGGTCGCGGGCAGCGTGCTCACCGTGGTCGTCGTCGGCCTTCCGTTGCTGCTCGTCCTCGTCCTCACCGGGGTGCCGCTGGCCTCGGTCGAGCGCAGCCGGCTGCGTCTGATCGACAGCGAACCGCTCACCGATCCGCACCGCGAACCCGACCGCACCGGCCTCACCGCCTGGCTGCGCACCCGGCTCCAGGAACGCGCCACCTGGCGCGAGCTGGGCTACGCGGTGCTCTTCGGCTTCCTGCTGTGGCCCCTCGAAGCGCTGGTGGTGGGCTCCGTCCTCCTCGTGTGCGGCGGGCTGCTCGCGACACCGGTGATGCTGGCGGTCGACGGCGAGGAGGCGCGGGTCCTCAAGATGTGGATCGTGGACAGCTGGCCCGGGGCGCTCTCGGCGGCGCTCGCCGGGCTGCTGCTGATGCCCGTCCTCGCCTACCCGCTCGGCGCGATCGCCGCGGGCCGGGCCGCCCTGACCCGTTTCCTGCTGGCCTCGCCGACCGGCGAACTGAACTCGAAGATCAAGGAGCTGGGCCGCTCCCGGGTCCGGCTCGTGGACGCCTTCGAGGCGGAGCGGCGCCGCATCGAGCGCGATCTGCACGACGGGGCGCAGCAGCGGCTCGTCGCCCTGTCCATGACGCTCGGCCTGGCCCGCCTCGACGCGGCGGACGGCCCGCTCGGCCCGCTGCTCGCCAAGGCGCAGGACGAGGCGGCCACCGCCCTCGTCGAGATCAGGGAGCTGATCCGCGGCATCCACCCCCAAGTCCTCACCGACCGGGGCCTGGTGGCGGCCGTGGAGGATCTCGCGGACCGCTCGACGATCCCCGTCGACGTGGACCTCGACCTGCCGGTCCGGCCCGCGGAGGCGATCGAGACGGCTGTGTACTTCGCGGTCAGCGAGGCCCTCGCCAACGTCGCCAAGCACAGCGGCGCGAGCAGGGCCGTGGTGCGGGGCGGCCTGGAGAACGGGCAACTGGCCGTGGAGGTCGAGGACGACGGTCACGGGGGCGCGGACACGGGGCGGGGGACGGGCCTGCAGGGCGTCGCCGATCGCGTCTCGGTCCTCGACGGCCGCCTGCTGGTGTCCAGTCCGCCCGGCGGGCCCACCCTGTTCCGCCTGCTGGTACCGTGCTCAACCCCCTGA
- a CDS encoding ABC transporter ATP-binding protein yields MNQAAVRLRSVTRSYGTGDNAVTALDQVSLDIPRGTFTAVMGPSGSGKSTLLQCTAGLDRPTGGQVFLGETDLTRLSEKKLTLLRRRRIGFVFQAFNLLPALTAEQNVGLPLRLAGRRPRRSEVLNVLEQVGLRERAGHRPSEMSGGQQQRVALARALVTKPEVLFGDEPTGALDSTTSREVLTLLRTMVDRGQTVIMVTHDPVAASYADRVLFLADGKAQGELYAPTAEQVAQRMTALSAIPSKTSAVASC; encoded by the coding sequence ATGAATCAAGCAGCCGTCCGGCTCCGCTCCGTGACCCGGTCCTACGGGACAGGCGACAACGCGGTCACCGCCCTCGACCAGGTCAGCCTCGACATCCCGCGCGGTACCTTCACCGCCGTCATGGGCCCCTCGGGCTCCGGCAAGTCGACCCTGTTGCAGTGCACGGCGGGGCTCGACCGGCCGACCGGGGGCCAGGTCTTCCTCGGGGAGACCGATCTGACCCGGCTGAGCGAGAAGAAGCTGACGCTGCTGCGCCGGCGGCGCATCGGGTTCGTCTTCCAGGCCTTCAACCTGCTGCCCGCGCTGACCGCCGAGCAGAACGTCGGGCTGCCGCTGCGGCTCGCGGGCCGCCGCCCCAGGCGGTCCGAGGTCCTGAACGTCCTGGAGCAGGTCGGCCTGCGCGAGCGCGCCGGGCACCGGCCCAGCGAGATGTCGGGCGGCCAGCAGCAGCGCGTGGCGCTCGCCCGCGCCCTGGTCACCAAGCCGGAGGTGCTGTTCGGCGACGAGCCGACGGGCGCCCTGGACTCCACCACGAGCCGCGAGGTGCTGACGCTGCTGCGGACGATGGTCGACCGCGGCCAGACGGTGATCATGGTGACGCACGACCCGGTCGCCGCCTCCTACGCGGACCGGGTGCTCTTCCTCGCCGACGGCAAGGCCCAGGGCGAGCTGTACGCGCCGACGGCGGAGCAGGTCGCCCAGCGGATGACCGCCCTGAGCGCCATCCCCTCGAAGACCTCGGCGGTGGCGTCGTGCTGA
- a CDS encoding FtsX-like permease family protein — protein MLSLALRGMRTRWVTFVGSFVALALGVGLIATTGLALAATFDAPERGTERFAEARVVVQGTDEVKADTPIGVRTSTLTNPRAVPQKLAAELATLGPVAEDRTFPVSVPDADRRVGADTTLVGHSWAIAAATPYRLASGRAPTSPGEVVVTTGPGARVRAGDRIQVVTPEGAGTRTVVGTVPAAGFESAVFFTAAEAARLSPRIDRVTVDADPAAVRAALGTGSGMTVLAGDDRRRADPDPDRDKEALVSVNALLGTAAGITAFVSVFVVASTFTFAVAQRRREFGLLRMAGATPGQVRRMVYAEALVIGVLASGAGCRLGRWAAPRLASWMSGEGLAPTWFRIGEQAWPLHVAFWTGLTVALCGVVVASFRAGRTGPTAALRESAVDSGTMPWSRLLVAAAVLLTGLGLLVTALVDNPGDVLKRKTYITQPMLLIVAMALLAPLLVRPLTRLLTWLPARLPGAVGMLARENAAAGVRRTAAVAAPVIITVALACSLMGTTATINEAKAAEARTQMRADYVVSSGDAGRALPDGFVRAARDVPGVTVSTSRSTGVTVLEEGTALVRSEARAVDSGTDLSAVSRLPVVAGRLADLDDDSIVVNEEWLTTRVGDRVPVWLGDGRKANLRIAAVLGIGTGNNGVYLTARNAAGTGVDRVDIKVAAGADRAAVDRRLRAAAGASGVEVLGAGQWIEAHYPRSSESTRLGLLMILAIALVYTGIALANTLVMATTDRVRDLAALRLTGATKTQVLRLVAVESVMVVVAGAVLGAAVSAVNLLGVRTALGLLDVHSTIVVPWPTVGAVIAASAFLAVLAATLPASLALRTRPVELAGMRA, from the coding sequence GTGCTGAGTCTCGCGCTGCGCGGGATGCGCACCCGCTGGGTCACGTTCGTCGGTTCGTTCGTCGCGCTCGCGCTCGGGGTCGGCCTCATCGCCACCACGGGCCTCGCGCTCGCGGCGACGTTCGACGCGCCGGAGCGGGGCACCGAACGGTTCGCCGAGGCGCGGGTCGTGGTGCAGGGCACGGACGAGGTGAAGGCGGACACCCCGATCGGGGTGCGGACGTCGACGCTGACCAACCCCCGTGCGGTGCCGCAGAAGCTGGCCGCCGAGCTGGCCACGTTGGGCCCCGTCGCCGAGGACCGTACGTTCCCGGTCTCGGTGCCGGACGCGGACCGGCGGGTCGGTGCGGACACCACGCTCGTGGGCCACTCGTGGGCCATCGCCGCGGCCACGCCGTACCGCCTCGCCTCCGGACGCGCCCCCACATCGCCCGGCGAGGTCGTCGTCACCACCGGGCCCGGCGCGCGGGTTCGCGCCGGGGACCGGATCCAGGTCGTCACGCCCGAGGGCGCCGGCACCCGCACCGTGGTCGGCACGGTGCCGGCGGCCGGCTTCGAGTCGGCGGTGTTCTTCACCGCCGCCGAGGCCGCGCGCCTGTCCCCGCGTATCGACCGGGTGACGGTGGACGCCGACCCGGCCGCCGTCCGCGCGGCGCTCGGCACCGGCTCGGGCATGACCGTCCTCGCCGGCGACGACCGGCGGCGCGCCGACCCCGACCCGGACCGCGACAAGGAGGCCCTGGTCTCCGTGAACGCCCTGCTCGGCACCGCGGCCGGCATCACCGCGTTCGTGTCGGTGTTCGTGGTCGCCTCGACGTTCACCTTCGCGGTGGCGCAGCGCAGGCGGGAGTTCGGACTCCTGCGGATGGCGGGCGCGACACCCGGTCAGGTGCGGCGCATGGTCTACGCGGAGGCCCTGGTGATCGGGGTGCTCGCATCGGGCGCGGGGTGCCGGCTGGGCCGGTGGGCCGCGCCGCGGCTCGCCTCGTGGATGTCCGGAGAGGGCCTCGCCCCGACCTGGTTCCGGATCGGTGAGCAGGCCTGGCCGCTCCACGTCGCCTTCTGGACCGGCCTGACGGTGGCCCTGTGCGGCGTCGTCGTGGCGTCCTTCCGCGCGGGCCGGACCGGCCCGACGGCGGCGCTGCGGGAGTCCGCCGTCGACAGCGGCACCATGCCGTGGAGCCGCCTCCTGGTGGCCGCCGCCGTGCTGCTCACCGGCCTCGGCCTGCTGGTGACGGCACTGGTGGACAACCCCGGCGACGTGCTGAAGCGCAAGACGTACATCACCCAGCCGATGCTGCTCATCGTGGCGATGGCCCTGCTCGCGCCGCTGCTGGTGCGGCCGCTGACCCGGCTGCTGACCTGGCTGCCCGCCCGACTTCCGGGCGCCGTGGGCATGCTGGCGCGGGAGAACGCGGCGGCGGGGGTGCGCCGGACGGCGGCCGTGGCCGCGCCGGTCATCATCACCGTGGCGCTCGCCTGCTCCCTGATGGGCACGACCGCCACCATCAACGAGGCCAAGGCCGCCGAGGCCCGCACCCAGATGCGGGCCGACTACGTGGTCTCGTCGGGCGACGCGGGCCGGGCACTGCCCGACGGGTTCGTCCGGGCGGCCCGTGACGTCCCCGGCGTCACCGTCAGCACGTCCCGCTCGACCGGGGTCACCGTCCTGGAGGAGGGCACCGCCCTCGTCCGCTCCGAGGCCCGCGCCGTCGACAGCGGCACGGACCTGTCCGCGGTGTCCCGACTCCCCGTCGTGGCAGGCAGACTGGCCGACCTCGACGACGACAGCATCGTCGTCAACGAGGAATGGCTGACCACCCGCGTCGGCGATCGGGTGCCCGTATGGCTGGGCGACGGCCGCAAGGCGAACCTCAGGATCGCGGCGGTCCTCGGGATTGGCACCGGCAACAACGGCGTGTACCTCACGGCGCGCAACGCCGCCGGCACGGGCGTAGACCGCGTCGACATCAAGGTCGCCGCCGGCGCGGACCGGGCCGCCGTCGACCGGCGGCTGCGCGCGGCGGCCGGGGCGAGCGGCGTCGAGGTGCTCGGCGCCGGGCAGTGGATCGAGGCGCACTACCCGCGCTCCAGCGAGTCCACCCGGCTCGGCCTGCTGATGATCCTGGCCATCGCCTTGGTCTACACGGGCATCGCGCTGGCCAACACGCTGGTCATGGCCACCACGGACCGGGTCCGCGACCTCGCCGCGCTGCGCCTGACGGGCGCGACGAAGACCCAGGTGCTGCGCCTGGTCGCCGTCGAGTCGGTGATGGTCGTGGTGGCCGGCGCGGTGCTCGGCGCCGCCGTCTCGGCGGTGAACCTGCTCGGTGTCCGCACCGCTCTCGGCCTGCTGGACGTGCACTCCACGATCGTGGTGCCCTGGCCCACGGTGGGTGCGGTGATCGCCGCGAGCGCCTTCCTCGCGGTCCTCGCGGCCACCCTGCCCGCGTCGCTCGCCCTGCGCACCCGGCCGGTGGAGCTGGCGGGCATGCGCGCATGA
- a CDS encoding glycosyltransferase family 2 protein has translation MGAPRIAVAVVTMGNRPAEVDALLESVAKQDVPPERIVVVGNGCPLPDFARRLSLPGEFTAVELDENLGCPGGRNAALARLREFGDIDVVVDLDDDGLLVDADVLRRVRDLYAADERLGIVGFRIADELGETQQRHVPRIGNSDPLRGGYVTGFLGGGHALRMAMLDEVGDWPAEFFFAHEETDLAWRAADAGWRILYAPELLLRHPKTSPARHAIYYRVNARNRVWLARRRLPLALVPVHLGVWVLLTLARNRSGAGLRAWFGGFVEGVREPAGERRPMRWRTVWRLTRLGRPPVI, from the coding sequence ATGGGGGCGCCCCGGATCGCCGTCGCCGTGGTGACGATGGGCAACCGGCCCGCGGAGGTCGACGCCCTGCTGGAGTCCGTGGCCAAGCAGGACGTGCCGCCTGAGCGGATCGTCGTCGTCGGCAACGGCTGCCCGCTGCCCGACTTCGCCCGGCGGCTGTCGCTGCCCGGCGAGTTCACCGCCGTCGAGCTCGACGAGAACCTCGGCTGCCCGGGCGGGCGCAACGCGGCCCTGGCCCGGCTGCGGGAGTTCGGCGACATCGACGTCGTGGTGGATCTGGACGACGACGGTCTGCTCGTCGACGCCGATGTGCTGCGCCGCGTACGGGACCTGTACGCCGCCGACGAGCGGCTCGGCATCGTCGGCTTCCGCATCGCCGACGAACTCGGCGAGACGCAGCAGCGGCACGTGCCCCGGATCGGCAACTCGGACCCCCTCCGGGGCGGTTACGTCACCGGCTTCCTCGGTGGCGGGCACGCACTGCGGATGGCGATGCTCGACGAGGTCGGCGACTGGCCGGCCGAGTTCTTCTTCGCGCACGAGGAGACCGACCTCGCCTGGCGCGCCGCGGACGCCGGCTGGCGGATCCTGTACGCCCCGGAGCTGCTGCTCCGGCATCCGAAGACCTCGCCCGCCCGGCACGCCATCTACTACCGGGTGAACGCACGCAACCGGGTCTGGCTGGCCCGCCGCCGGCTGCCGCTCGCGCTCGTCCCCGTCCACCTGGGTGTGTGGGTGCTGCTCACCCTCGCCCGGAACCGGTCGGGCGCCGGGCTGCGCGCGTGGTTCGGCGGATTCGTGGAAGGCGTACGGGAGCCGGCGGGGGAGCGGCGGCCCATGCGGTGGCGGACGGTGTGGCGGCTCACCCGGCTGGGGCGGCCGCCCGTCATCTGA
- a CDS encoding LuxR C-terminal-related transcriptional regulator has protein sequence MLRIVLAEDSVLLREGLVGLMERFGHRVVAAVGSADELTEAVAAHGPDIVVTDVRMPPGFSDEGLRAAIALRRCRPGLPILVLSQYIQRSYAEDLLDSSDGTGVGYLLKERIGHVEEFVDAVHRVAEGGTVVDPEVVRQLIRHRRDPLARLTAREQEVLALMAEGKSNASIAAAMVVSEGTVSKHFGSILTKLDLSLDDTTNRRVLAVLAYLRGRPGVDTA, from the coding sequence ATGCTGCGCATCGTGCTGGCCGAGGACAGTGTCCTGCTCCGCGAAGGACTCGTCGGCCTCATGGAGCGCTTCGGGCACCGGGTGGTCGCCGCGGTCGGTTCCGCGGACGAGCTCACCGAGGCGGTCGCCGCGCACGGACCCGACATCGTGGTGACCGACGTACGGATGCCACCCGGCTTCTCCGACGAGGGCCTGCGTGCCGCCATCGCCCTGCGCCGCTGCCGGCCCGGACTGCCGATCCTCGTCCTCAGCCAGTACATCCAGCGGTCCTACGCCGAGGACCTGCTCGACTCCTCCGACGGCACCGGGGTGGGCTATCTCCTCAAGGAACGGATCGGCCACGTCGAGGAGTTCGTCGACGCGGTGCACCGGGTCGCGGAAGGCGGCACCGTCGTCGACCCCGAGGTGGTGCGCCAGCTGATCAGGCACCGGCGCGACCCGCTGGCCCGGCTCACCGCGCGGGAGCAGGAGGTGCTCGCGCTGATGGCGGAGGGCAAGTCCAACGCGTCGATCGCCGCGGCCATGGTGGTGAGCGAGGGCACGGTCAGCAAGCACTTCGGCTCCATCCTCACCAAGCTCGACCTCTCCCTCGACGACACGACCAACCGCCGGGTCCTCGCGGTCCTCGCGTATCTGCGCGGCCGGCCCGGAGTGGATACCGCCTAG